The following proteins come from a genomic window of Botrytis cinerea B05.10 chromosome 14, complete sequence:
- the Bczps1 gene encoding Bczps1 has translation MHFPSFLIVSINTFGALAYPLGTTNAAVSPAPVSELFVSSSNTPEYDWQSSYVSHFTIHPSCNATERHELSEGLRQAVEMAEHAKNHILVHGNKSGIFQKYFGKGPTATPMGWFDKIASGNRAGIVFRCDDPDRNCETQDTWAGHWRGENATAETVICPLSYQTRLSLTALCARGFNIATGRPANFWAPDLMHRLYHVPLIGEEIVDHHADGYLGVQELAAGSNYTLSGHNSATLTYFATEVYAYDIAVPGEGCLGKASAEKEEDSHSTATETASTASTSPTVNPTRIISAESSPTASSPAGTECHTHDDGTLHCV, from the exons ATGCATTTTCCAAGTTTTCTCATTGTCTCCATCAATACTTTTGGTGCATTGGCATACCCTCTTGGTACCACAAATGCCGCAGTCTCTCCTGCTCCGGTCTCTGAGCTTTTTGTCTCTTCAAGCAATACACCGGAGTACGACTGGCAGAGCAGTTATGTGTCTCACTTCACGATTCACCCATCCTGCAATGCAACAGAGCGTCATGAGCTTAGCGAAGGGTTGAGACAAGCGGTTGAGATGGCTGAGCATGCAAAAAACCACA TCCTTGTCCATGGTAACAAATCCGgaatttttcaaaagtaCTTCGGCAAAGGCCCCACTGCTACGCCAATGGGGTGGTTCGACAAGATTGCCTCTGGTAATCGCGCTGGCATCGTCTTCCGTTGTGATGATCCTGACCGAAACTGTGAAACTCAAGATA CATGGGCAGGTCACTGGCGCGGTGAAAACGCAACAGCAGAAACCGTCATATGCCCGCTATCATATCAAACCCGCCTTTCTCTCACCGCACTTTGCGCGCGAGGATTCAATATCGCGACTGGCCGACCAGCAAATTTCTGGGCCCCGGATCTCATGCACAGACTCTACCACGTCCCACTCATTGGCGAAGAAATCGTCGATCACCATGCTGACGGGTACCTTGGCGTTCAAGAGCTGGCCGCTGGTAGCAACTACACATTGTCTGGACATAATAGTGCTACATTGACGTATTTTGCGACCGAGGTATATGCGTATGATATTGCTGTTCCTGGCGAGGGATGTTTAGGCAAGGCTAGTGctgagaaggaggaggacTCCCATAGCACTGCTACAGAGACTGCATCGACTGCATCGACTTCGCCGACTGTAAATCCGACAAGAATTATCTCAGCTGAAAGCAGTCCCACTGCATCTTCTCCTGCTGGGACCGAGTGTCATACACATGATGACGGCACATTGCACTGCGTATAA